ATATGACTTTTCCAATCCTGTAGTTATTGAGCAATATGTTATATACCCACAGACGACAGCGACTGACCGAGCTCCTAAAGATTGGACTTTCGAAGGCTCAAATGATGGGATTACTTGGAACGTTCTAGACACTCAGTCAAATATAACTGGATGGGTAAATAGCACTCCAAAAAAATTCTCTTTTTCTAATTCTAATTCATATAAGAATTATAGAATTAATATTACAGCCAACAATGGAAGTCAGTATCTAGCTCTTAGCGAATTAGAGATGATGTCTAAGGTATCAAGCTCCACTCCTAATCCAGAGCCAACTGAACCGGTTCCAAGCGGAGACCGTGCAATTCTGGTAGTTACTATGACTACCGGCTTGGAGAAGGAATTTGACCTAAGTATAAAAGAAGTCAATGACTTCATTGCATGGTACGAAAGCAAGCAGGCTGGTTCTGGATCTTCATACGCGATCAACAAGCACGATAACAATAAAGGTCCATTCAGCAGTCGGAAGGACTATATGCTGTTTGATCGTATCCTGACGTTTGAAGTAAGTGAATACTCTAAATAAAATGAAATCCCTGCTAACCTTAATTGGTCGGCGGGATTTTTTTAGACGGTAAACTCCGTGAACATCGGACCGTAATAACCCCGACAGGTAGGGTGTCTTTCTTTTTACTTTTAAACCAGCCTGATGCAGTGTGAAATTTTACAAAAAGAATCCATTTCTACCAAAAAATCATTGGAAACAATTGACTTCTTCTAACTGTTTACCGATAATATTAACAAGGGGTTATTGCTATTCTACTAGAAAACGTCACTCATTTTGAAAATAGGTCTTTATGCTCGGATAGCAATTCATACCACCTTAATAATATTTTTTGGAGGTAAAAGAGTATGAGCATGAAAAAACGTTTAGGTGCAATGTTACTGGCGGTATCCATGAGCGCCGCAATGTCCATGACTGCATTTGCAGCGGAGCCGAATGTTAAGGTATCCACCAATGCGGCTGGTGAAACTGTCTATAGACAGACAGTGGATGCACAGTTAAGTGCCGCTCCCAATGCTTCCAGCAGCAGTAGAACAGTGAGCGCCAGCAAAAGCCTAGGGTTGGCATTAGCCCCCGGCAAAAGCGGTTTTTCCGATCAGGTTAGCTTCCGGTTTACGTCATTGCCTCTTAATGCCAAGGTAAAGTCGATTGAGATTGACCCAGGAAGAGGAATTATCAACAACAACAATAGAAATCTGCTGGGGACGGTTGTTTTTTCTAATTTGAATGTATCCTCTCCTAGCGGCAAATCTGCTACTATCGCATGGAAGCCCAGTGGAATGACTGAGAGAGCAAGTTTTCTAGATCAGGAAGCACGTGGTACATGGACAGCACAGGTCTTTGGAACAAACATTGCAAGTTCTACCGGAGATAGATGGTTCGGTAGCCTTTCTTATAAATCTGTTGAAATGACTATTTCCTACGTTTTGGAATAATCCGTTAGGCTGGGGCGGGGTAATCCTTTTGGATTGTCCCGCTTCATTCTTTCTGTCATTCATCTTTACTTTCCCCAGAACTATCCTGCCCATTAACTAATCGTATGGCCTGTCTACAACTTTTTATTCACTGAGAAATATTTCCCTTTAAAATCCGCAGCGTTATAGCAACAGTACCAATTTAAGATATAAGTAGGAAAGCCTCTGATAACTCAGGGGCTTATTTTGCGTCTCAAGGAGCTGTAATTGCTTCGCAGCCGCATAAGCGTAAGGAGATTCTTAACGCCCTGGATACACGGTGGGAAATGCATTAGCAGAGATACAGTTCCAAGAAGAAAAAAATCAGAGGCTAAACGATGATAGCTCAGGAAAAGTTTCCTGAACGCGCTCTTCTGAGTGCGCTATTTTTATGGCTTTTCGCCTTATATTGAGTAAAAAGAAACGGGGGAGGCAAGTGGACAAGTCGGAGATTTATAAATTTAGCGCTGCCTTTGGTGGGAGCGCGATAACGTATCTTTTTGGAGGATGGTCATTTGCTCTGGCTGCACTTCTTACATTTACAATAATTGATTATGTGACTGGATTAATTGCAGCTGGTGTAGAAGGTAAGAAGGGCACCGGACCTGGTTTAAAAAGTAAGATCGGTCTTATTGGTATCGCACAAAAAGTGTTTATTTTTGCAATGGTAGCAGTATCCCACCTAATAGATGGAGTCTTAGGCGAT
This DNA window, taken from Paenibacillus kribbensis, encodes the following:
- a CDS encoding discoidin domain-containing protein; the protein is MKKTCITILFLVLLSLPLSNVFAAEAEYSENLIPKMTSNTLPSGVASASNEYSYAYEAFNKGFVTISSAWTSSTTSAWLRYDFSNPVVIEQYVIYPQTTATDRAPKDWTFEGSNDGITWNVLDTQSNITGWVNSTPKKFSFSNSNSYKNYRINITANNGSQYLALSELEMMSKVSSSTPNPEPTEPVPSGDRAILVVTMTTGLEKEFDLSIKEVNDFIAWYESKQAGSGSSYAINKHDNNKGPFSSRKDYMLFDRILTFEVSEYSK
- a CDS encoding phage holin family protein; this translates as MAFRLILSKKKRGRQVDKSEIYKFSAAFGGSAITYLFGGWSFALAALLTFTIIDYVTGLIAAGVEGKKGTGPGLKSKIGLIGIAQKVFIFAMVAVSHLIDGVLGDSHLFRDAVSYFYLANELLSIVENGGRIGAPVPSIIRQAVEVLKSKSGEKEGDGENASKKKR